A genomic stretch from Caloenas nicobarica isolate bCalNic1 chromosome 3, bCalNic1.hap1, whole genome shotgun sequence includes:
- the ALDH8A1 gene encoding 2-aminomuconic semialdehyde dehydrogenase isoform X3, which translates to MAHSKALLVLENFIAGKFVPCSSYIDSYNPSTGDVYCRVPDSGKEEVEAAVKAAKAAFPIWSSKSPLERSQILNKLADLIEHDLEAFAQAESKDQGKTITFARTVDIPRAVYNFRFFASSILHHTTECTEMATMGCVHYTSRAPVGVAGLISPWNLPLYLLTWKIAPAIACGNTVVAKPSEMTSVTAWMMCKLLEKAGVPHGVVNIVFGTGPRAGEALVCHPDVLLISFTGSTMTAQRIMEKSAPHCKRLSLELGGKNPAIVFDDADLSQCIPTTLRSSFANQVRSYVKKAQAEGARVLCGEGVDSLTLPPGNQKGYFMLPTVIVEVKDESCCMQEEIFGPVTCVVAFDTEEEVIERANSVKYGLAATVWSSNVGRVHRVAQRLQSGLVWTNCWLVRDLNLPFGGMKASGIGREGAKDSYEFFTEVKTITIKH; encoded by the exons ATGGCTCACTCAAAGGCTCTCTTGGTGCTAGAAAACTTTATAGCTGGGAAATTTGTTCCTTGTTCCTCCTATATAGACTCCTATAATCCATCCACTGGAGATGTCTATTGCAGGGTGCCAGACAGTGGCAAAGAAGAG gTGGAAGCAGCTGTCAAAGCTGCCAAAGCTGCCTTCCCAATTTGGTCCTCAAAAAGCCCATTGGAAAGATCTCAGATCCTGAACAAATTAGCAGACCTGATTGAACATGACCTGGAAGCATTTGCACAAGCAGAGTCAAAGGATCAGG gaaaaactATTACATTTGCTAGAACAGTGGACATCCCTCGAGCCGTGTACAACTTCCGATTCTTTGCCTCTTCCATCCTTCATCACACGACAGAGTGCACCGAGATGGCAACCATGGGCTGCGTGCATTACACCTCGAGGGCCCCTGTGGGAGTTG CTGGTTTAATCAGTCCTTGGAATTTGCCACTATACTTGTTGACCTGGAAAATAGCTCCTGCCATTGCATGTGGAAATACTGTGGTTGCCAAGCCAAGTGAGATGACATCTGTCACAGCTTGGATGATGTGCAAACTCTTGGAGAAAGCAG GGGTGCCCCACGGGGTGGTGAACATAGTGTTCGGAACAGGCCCCCGGGCAGGAGAAGCCCTTGTCTGCCATCCTGACGTGCTTCTGATCTCCTTCACGGGAAGCACGATGACGGCCCAGCGGATCATGGAGAAAAGTGCCCCACACTGCAAGCGGCTGTCGCTGGAACTGGGAGGCAAAAACCCTGCCATCGTCTTTGATGATGCTGACTTGAGCCAATGCATCCCCACGACCCTGAGGTCCAGCTTTGCCAACCAG GTAAGGAGCTATGTCAAGAAAGCCCAAGCTGAAGGAGCCAGAGTACTCTGTGGAGAGGGAGTGGATTCCTTGACTCTCCCACCTGGCAACCAGAAAGGCTACTTCATGTTGCCCACAGTTATTGTCGAAGTCAAGGATGAATCTTGTTGCATGCAAGAAGAGATCTTCGGTCCTGTGACATGTGTGGTAGCATTTGATACAGAAGAAGAAGTGATCGAAAGAGCCAACAGTGTGAAATATGGTTTGGCAGCTACTGTGTGGTCCAGCAACGTGGGACGTGTTCATCGGGTGGCACAAAGACTACAGTCTGGATTGGTGTGGACCAACTGCTGGCTTGTTAGAGATCTGAACTTGCCATTTGGTGGGATGAAAGCCTCAGGCATAGGAAGGGAGGGAGCAAAGGATTCCTACGAGTTCTTCACTGAGGTGAAAACCATCACAATAAAGCACTGA
- the ALDH8A1 gene encoding 2-aminomuconic semialdehyde dehydrogenase isoform X2, translating to MAHSKALLVLENFIAGKFVPCSSYIDSYNPSTGDVYCRVPDSGKEEVEAAVKAAKAAFPIWSSKSPLERSQILNKLADLIEHDLEAFAQAESKDQGKTITFARTVDIPRAVYNFRFFASSILHHTTECTEMATMGCVHYTSRAPVGVGVPHGVVNIVFGTGPRAGEALVCHPDVLLISFTGSTMTAQRIMEKSAPHCKRLSLELGGKNPAIVFDDADLSQCIPTTLRSSFANQGEICLCTSRIFVQRGIYSEFLKKFVAEAKKWKVGNPSDPAVNMGALISKEHLEKVRSYVKKAQAEGARVLCGEGVDSLTLPPGNQKGYFMLPTVIVEVKDESCCMQEEIFGPVTCVVAFDTEEEVIERANSVKYGLAATVWSSNVGRVHRVAQRLQSGLVWTNCWLVRDLNLPFGGMKASGIGREGAKDSYEFFTEVKTITIKH from the exons ATGGCTCACTCAAAGGCTCTCTTGGTGCTAGAAAACTTTATAGCTGGGAAATTTGTTCCTTGTTCCTCCTATATAGACTCCTATAATCCATCCACTGGAGATGTCTATTGCAGGGTGCCAGACAGTGGCAAAGAAGAG gTGGAAGCAGCTGTCAAAGCTGCCAAAGCTGCCTTCCCAATTTGGTCCTCAAAAAGCCCATTGGAAAGATCTCAGATCCTGAACAAATTAGCAGACCTGATTGAACATGACCTGGAAGCATTTGCACAAGCAGAGTCAAAGGATCAGG gaaaaactATTACATTTGCTAGAACAGTGGACATCCCTCGAGCCGTGTACAACTTCCGATTCTTTGCCTCTTCCATCCTTCATCACACGACAGAGTGCACCGAGATGGCAACCATGGGCTGCGTGCATTACACCTCGAGGGCCCCTGTGGGAGTTG GGGTGCCCCACGGGGTGGTGAACATAGTGTTCGGAACAGGCCCCCGGGCAGGAGAAGCCCTTGTCTGCCATCCTGACGTGCTTCTGATCTCCTTCACGGGAAGCACGATGACGGCCCAGCGGATCATGGAGAAAAGTGCCCCACACTGCAAGCGGCTGTCGCTGGAACTGGGAGGCAAAAACCCTGCCATCGTCTTTGATGATGCTGACTTGAGCCAATGCATCCCCACGACCCTGAGGTCCAGCTTTGCCAACCAG GGTGAGATCTGTCTCTGCACCTCCAGGATTTTTGTTCAGAGGGGCATATACAGTGAGTTCTTGAAGAAGTTTGTGGCAGAGGCTAAGAAGTGGAAGGTTGGGAACCCTTCAGATCCTGCAGTCAACATGGGAGCACTAATAAGTAAAGAGCATCTAGAAAAG GTAAGGAGCTATGTCAAGAAAGCCCAAGCTGAAGGAGCCAGAGTACTCTGTGGAGAGGGAGTGGATTCCTTGACTCTCCCACCTGGCAACCAGAAAGGCTACTTCATGTTGCCCACAGTTATTGTCGAAGTCAAGGATGAATCTTGTTGCATGCAAGAAGAGATCTTCGGTCCTGTGACATGTGTGGTAGCATTTGATACAGAAGAAGAAGTGATCGAAAGAGCCAACAGTGTGAAATATGGTTTGGCAGCTACTGTGTGGTCCAGCAACGTGGGACGTGTTCATCGGGTGGCACAAAGACTACAGTCTGGATTGGTGTGGACCAACTGCTGGCTTGTTAGAGATCTGAACTTGCCATTTGGTGGGATGAAAGCCTCAGGCATAGGAAGGGAGGGAGCAAAGGATTCCTACGAGTTCTTCACTGAGGTGAAAACCATCACAATAAAGCACTGA
- the ALDH8A1 gene encoding 2-aminomuconic semialdehyde dehydrogenase isoform X1, translating to MAHSKALLVLENFIAGKFVPCSSYIDSYNPSTGDVYCRVPDSGKEEVEAAVKAAKAAFPIWSSKSPLERSQILNKLADLIEHDLEAFAQAESKDQGKTITFARTVDIPRAVYNFRFFASSILHHTTECTEMATMGCVHYTSRAPVGVAGLISPWNLPLYLLTWKIAPAIACGNTVVAKPSEMTSVTAWMMCKLLEKAGVPHGVVNIVFGTGPRAGEALVCHPDVLLISFTGSTMTAQRIMEKSAPHCKRLSLELGGKNPAIVFDDADLSQCIPTTLRSSFANQGEICLCTSRIFVQRGIYSEFLKKFVAEAKKWKVGNPSDPAVNMGALISKEHLEKVRSYVKKAQAEGARVLCGEGVDSLTLPPGNQKGYFMLPTVIVEVKDESCCMQEEIFGPVTCVVAFDTEEEVIERANSVKYGLAATVWSSNVGRVHRVAQRLQSGLVWTNCWLVRDLNLPFGGMKASGIGREGAKDSYEFFTEVKTITIKH from the exons ATGGCTCACTCAAAGGCTCTCTTGGTGCTAGAAAACTTTATAGCTGGGAAATTTGTTCCTTGTTCCTCCTATATAGACTCCTATAATCCATCCACTGGAGATGTCTATTGCAGGGTGCCAGACAGTGGCAAAGAAGAG gTGGAAGCAGCTGTCAAAGCTGCCAAAGCTGCCTTCCCAATTTGGTCCTCAAAAAGCCCATTGGAAAGATCTCAGATCCTGAACAAATTAGCAGACCTGATTGAACATGACCTGGAAGCATTTGCACAAGCAGAGTCAAAGGATCAGG gaaaaactATTACATTTGCTAGAACAGTGGACATCCCTCGAGCCGTGTACAACTTCCGATTCTTTGCCTCTTCCATCCTTCATCACACGACAGAGTGCACCGAGATGGCAACCATGGGCTGCGTGCATTACACCTCGAGGGCCCCTGTGGGAGTTG CTGGTTTAATCAGTCCTTGGAATTTGCCACTATACTTGTTGACCTGGAAAATAGCTCCTGCCATTGCATGTGGAAATACTGTGGTTGCCAAGCCAAGTGAGATGACATCTGTCACAGCTTGGATGATGTGCAAACTCTTGGAGAAAGCAG GGGTGCCCCACGGGGTGGTGAACATAGTGTTCGGAACAGGCCCCCGGGCAGGAGAAGCCCTTGTCTGCCATCCTGACGTGCTTCTGATCTCCTTCACGGGAAGCACGATGACGGCCCAGCGGATCATGGAGAAAAGTGCCCCACACTGCAAGCGGCTGTCGCTGGAACTGGGAGGCAAAAACCCTGCCATCGTCTTTGATGATGCTGACTTGAGCCAATGCATCCCCACGACCCTGAGGTCCAGCTTTGCCAACCAG GGTGAGATCTGTCTCTGCACCTCCAGGATTTTTGTTCAGAGGGGCATATACAGTGAGTTCTTGAAGAAGTTTGTGGCAGAGGCTAAGAAGTGGAAGGTTGGGAACCCTTCAGATCCTGCAGTCAACATGGGAGCACTAATAAGTAAAGAGCATCTAGAAAAG GTAAGGAGCTATGTCAAGAAAGCCCAAGCTGAAGGAGCCAGAGTACTCTGTGGAGAGGGAGTGGATTCCTTGACTCTCCCACCTGGCAACCAGAAAGGCTACTTCATGTTGCCCACAGTTATTGTCGAAGTCAAGGATGAATCTTGTTGCATGCAAGAAGAGATCTTCGGTCCTGTGACATGTGTGGTAGCATTTGATACAGAAGAAGAAGTGATCGAAAGAGCCAACAGTGTGAAATATGGTTTGGCAGCTACTGTGTGGTCCAGCAACGTGGGACGTGTTCATCGGGTGGCACAAAGACTACAGTCTGGATTGGTGTGGACCAACTGCTGGCTTGTTAGAGATCTGAACTTGCCATTTGGTGGGATGAAAGCCTCAGGCATAGGAAGGGAGGGAGCAAAGGATTCCTACGAGTTCTTCACTGAGGTGAAAACCATCACAATAAAGCACTGA